The window CAAAtctaatttacattttaataaatatatcgATCAAAGTATTATGTGTGAATAACacttatttatcaaaaaaaattctagGAGCTgcatgaaaatataattatcgTATTTTTGTATGTATGTATACTTACACGGTTTGGTAGCATAGTTGGAGCTACGTGGACCGTGAATGTTTTCTTGGCGCTCGCATCATCTAAAATGGCTTGATACACTTCGGATTCTCACTACATTACGTTTCACACCGGAATTTATAACGTGTGGATCGAGCATAATGGATGATGACACCAACTCTATTGTTATCCTCCCGTTCACCTTCATCGAACATTGATAAATAGATCGCAATCTTATCAGGTCATCCATTGCAAAGATACAAAAAAAGTTTGATGGCCTTCTCACTCATTggtttgaattttctttttcaaatgtGGAGGCTGAGTATCGAGAAATGTCTTTCACGGTTCATGAACTTATctgttttgagaatttttcttCCTTCTTTTGGAATTAAGCACACGACTCGTATTCATCTGCATTGCGAGAGTAACTCCGCTATACACTTAGCTACTAGCCACGTCGAATACAATTACATTTCATCCGAGACGACATAACATACGATTGCAACTCAACATATTTCTATGCACAACCAACTAGCCGATCGATATATTTACTAAAACAATTGGGGAAAATAAAGAGTTCTTCTCCAAATTgagcattttttttctttacactGCAACACGAAAGgagtaatttaaaaatataatatatatctccGTATATTGTATATTGTCCGTCTATACTTTTCGTGTTTTAGTTTTCCTTTTATGTTGCAAATTAGGTTAaaaacgtatatatatatattggtcgATTGACCTAAGAGAAGACAAAATAAACTTCATACATTATTAGATTTCTTGACAAATACAAATCATATTAATTTAGCAACAAATTTAAAACACCAAAATCTCCGCCTTATTGAGATAAAACTGACTCCAAAGCTGCAAATATGATTGAATACTGAGTAGTTAAGCATTATTATTGGTTTGAGGATCACAAGGAGGATCAAAGAGACTAAAAGCTCTATAAGCAGAAATGACAGAGAGAAATAAGAAAGCGAAGAGAACAAAGACATGAAGCCCCAAAGCAATTGTGAGTTTTGAGCAAAAGTGTGGGTAAGAAGAACACACTTCACTCCATGTCACTGGTTTATCTCCTTTGTTAAGTAGATACACTATCTCTGTTGCTCCTGCTACTGATGTTGTCATCAAATAAGCTAAAAccttcacacacacacacaattactaaaatatattataaactgGATTATGTCAGAGAAGGAAAAAAATCAGATAAGTTAGATTAAAACCTGGTCAGGGACAAAGAAGAGCCAAGCTTTGGACACTAAACATGCAATCCATGAAGAGATAGTAGAGAGCAGAGCATAAATCGCACACACAGCACTAACACCAACCATATACCTTCAAATAGCAAATCATATAGtacacaaataaataattatacaaTTCTCGTTCCAAAGCTGAAAGAAATTAAAGAGTATACTTGAGACCCATGATGGAGTTGTAGTCTAAATTTCCGTAGTCAGGGTTGGATTGGTGGTTACTGACAGTTAACCAGATGGTTGCAACACTTAGGGGAACCACACTTAGCCTCAGACATGTATCTACGAGCTTCAAAGACATAGGAACTTGTGGTTGCTGCTTTGAAGttctctctccttctcttgTGTTGTTGTCTCTCATCTCTGGTTGGAACTCAAAACCAAatgctcttcttctttttggagGGGAGGGGGGAGAAAACTAAGAAACGGTGCTACAAATATATGTagatatgtgtgtgtgtgtgtgtggtcaCATGACAAATAAGAACAAATCATATAAGATACAAAAAGGTTTCTTTCTCTTAATTTTCATCtccaaaaccaaaaagaaaaggttTATCTCCCTTTCATGATTATTCGCCTTTGGAAACCGCGTGAAAAATGTAATTTTCATTTGTAATGAGAAGACAAGGAAGCCATAACAAATGTGAATATGGATTAGATTAAAGTTTTCTCAGCATCTCTGGCTCAATGGCTTGTAGAAATATTAGTTCGCTTTAGAGGTGGAATGATGATCGACTAACCTTTTTATagaaattaatgtttttaaagGAGGTTAGAAATATCTTAGCGGATTCaatgtttttatttacataaatagAAGGTAAATAAGAACATAACGATGAAAAAATAGTAATTTCtatattagttatatttttatttttctcgagAGTGTCGCCGAAAATTTTGTAGTGGAAGAAGTAATAGAGTGTAGGCTAGTGCGGTGGTTGCTGGGAGTGAGAGAAATAGACATCTGGCTTCGTCTTGGCGTTGGCGGGCGGCATATGAATCATTGTTTTGGATTATTTTTGTATACttgatttaaaataaagataAGAATATTGGCGTTGTTACATTCTCTTATAATGTGTTGCCAATTGTCTTTTTACAACTACATAAACaagacgtcaaaaaaaaaaaaaaaacaactacaTAAACATTCTCGACAAACTCTTAATATGGTATTAAACGTGTGCCATTTCATTATAATTTAAACAAGAACAATCACAATTTTAATTTGAGAATGGTCTTCTGATCTCTGAACCCATCAGGATTTTTTGGTCCCACAAGAATAACCAAATAGTAGTTCATATAACTTTGATGTTTAGACTGTTACGCGTACGCCGTACGTAAATATGGAAGTGAAGATATCATCGCATTACATGACGACGAGGTAGTCGATTATAGGAAATATCATTACCCTCActgttgttttataaattagtaTGGAGACGTGAAAGAAATCTGTGAATAGGGATGAAACAGATAAATTGAGAAAGTTTCAGTCACATTGTGAGAAAATTCAGGGGGTTTCGAAAAAGTTAAGGAGAAGAGCGTGGCCATAATGAAAAAGTAGAAAAGATTAAGGAGTTAGCACTGAAAGAGTTGGAATGCTTTGAAGTTGAGAAAGTGGATGCAACAATGTGCATTAACCTCAAATGAAATTTACTGCAAGTACTTGTTCATTTAATATTTGTGCCAACTGATTTAACCGGTTAGATCTAAAAGGTGCATCGGGATACCTACACAATCTTGGTCTATTCAAGGTTATCACCATCAGGTTCATGATTAACAACACCTGTTTTTCCCTCGTCATCATCTTATTCTATGATTTCTTGCTTCAGTCCCTTGACTAGTCAAAGATTGTTGCCATGAAACAAGTATTGTATCAGAAGTACCGATTGCATAATCAGAAGGTGACGTCTTCAAGTTCTTCCATATGATCAGAGCCAATTGCTGAAGGCAACGTATCAAGACGCATTACTACCTATTCAAATGAGCCAAGAAACCATATAGGCAAACTTTTAACCAAGATCCATAGTTCCATATGCTCTAAGCAAATGAGATATACTCAGACCTTTTAACAACAACGAAAGGGAAACATATAACAAACATTGTATAATCATCAAAGCAAACAACAAAAACACTCAAACATACAGTAGCGTTTAAAAGATAGACCAAGGAAAGCAGAGAAATGAATAAAGCCTATGTCAACAAGACAGGAAACTTGAGATAAATATGTTGAATCCTCTATAGGCATATAATTAACCTCTGTATAATTTAACTCCATGAGTATTGATTAATTTTCCGTAACAACTATATCATCTAGGGTTACATAAAAACCATTAAATTATCATTCTTAAGGCAACAAACAGAGAAGCATAAACTACCCATTCAAACTAACCAAATGAGATCTATTTAGACCTTTCAACAACATGGCTATTAATCAAATAAGGGCCTAAGGCTAAGGAAAACAGAGAACTGAATATAAGCCAATATAGCCGAGACAGGAAACTAGAGATAAACATATGTGATCTCTTTAGGGCTAACATGATTAATCTTTGCATAATTAAACTCAATTGAGTACTATTAACTAATCATCAATAACAACTAGGGTTAGATCCAAAACCATTAAGATCTTCCATTTTTCCCACACAAGagttaaattaaatgacaaACAGatgatgcatatatatatataataaagtcTTAACGGAGTATCAAACATTATTCCCCCAATTGTAAGTAACACAAGCGCCTTACACAAATaggaattttaattaattatacaaagttttaaatttcaatgaGCAATTACATCACTGCCGCTTCCGCCGCTGGATTCAATAATAGGATTGTTCAGATtcgccatcatcatcatcatcatcggcCTAGCAGCGCCCAGTTTCTTCCTCTGGAAACTGTACGGGCCGTAGATCTTCCTCAGGAGATGCGGCACCTGATCCACCGTCAGATTGTTCGCCGCGGACGGGGACGACGGGGGATCTATCGGAGGCGGCGATGGGGTGAGAGATACGAGAGAGGTTGATCTGGAGTTGATTCTGGAGTTTCGGATCTGAGCGAGGGCCCCTGGTTTTAAGTAGCGGTGGAATCCGTCGTTGTTTCTTCTCGCAGGAGATTTAGAGATTTCTTTCATGGTCTCTCTAGATTGTGGAGGATcgatcaagagagagagagagagtgatggAAGATAGGGTTAAGGAGGGGGGGGGAGAAGAATTTGTAGGGGAGGGAGAGGGGCGGGAAAGGGAGAGGGTGTGAAATTAGATGAGAGGGAAAGACGCGTCTCATTAGGGTTTTCAAAGGTCGTCTTCAGCgggagtttctttttttttggggtaaTCACGTGGTTTTCACGTGACTTTGATTCGTTgcctttttttaaataattttgacTATTGATTGTTTTGGGGTAAAAATAGTTCGGGATCCTTGACCGTTGAATTTCTGGAGAGTCCATACGACATATGTGTTTCACTGAACCGTCCCTCTCTCTGATGGGGCCCATTGGTGAGGCCTATATTGATTGAGCCCATTTTCGAGGTGCATTGATGCCGGGGCCCAATACTGTAGAGCTTCTGTTTATTGTTGTGCACAAAGATGAAACAACcaataaataagtttttttttggaatgtgGATTTAGAGTATATGCTAAAAAGAATAATTCTAACGCCAATTATCTGAAATTAAGTATATTAAGCATCAATCGTGATTACTTAAATGTAGttcattaaataattttattttatttttaaatagaatcaGTAGCAGATTGACAAATTACCTAAGAAGTTTTAGAGGATATCTCATAAGAATTTTCATTTGaaaacctgttttttttttttccaaaataacaTTCTCTTATAAATTTAGGGTTGGCGATGTTCTAACAATCGGCTTTGTCTTTCTAATGTTGGACATAGTTTACTCTACTTCGAAATTTTCTCACGTTTTATAGTTTCGTCATGGATTTGGTCTTTCTGTTATGGTTTAGTATGTATAGTATTTTCTTGTGCAGAACATCCTTAGCGAAGTTGGTATTGGCTTCAACTATGTCCATATTCACATTTTAAAGGTATAAAACGTTTCTTAGTTATGCATATGTAACATTGATCTTGCTTATATGGGGAAGCGATGCATTTTTCGGTAGAAGATAATACACTGTTTTGTAAAGCTAATTCAACGCTATTGTTTGTAACTCTCAATATACACGTACTCCTGATGCAGAGGGATTGGCTGCAAGGGTCCAAAGTTTCTGGTAAGCATACATAATATTGTTATCAGTATCATAAATATCCAAAACGCTCCTGTGTTATCAGCTGTTTGTTATATGGTCAATGCAACTTTGAGAGATTTTAACATTTAGTAATTAGGAGTGAAAGCTATTAGCCTATTATTGCCAAGAACTTCGATGGAATCCACCTCACGAACTTGGCTAGTGTTGGGATTGTAGTGTAAAGAAATCTCGATAATGTTTAGCGTTAAGCCCAAAGCAGAAatagaaaactttctaaaaatgaAGAAGAATATTAGAAGAACTGTTGAAGAGATTTATAGAACGTTAACGATGTTTTGATAcctcgttttaaaaaattattaagccGTAGCCTTTAATATTAATTTGACTCCATCTCAAATTAGTGAATCAGTCCCATGAATCATGGCAAATAGAGGTTCATATTGGTTTATTATATTTTCCTTTGTGCCTTCACACATTAGTACATTACGTACAGCCTAAGAGCTTGATGTCAGCCAAAAAAGGGAGAAATGTATCTGTGTGCTCTCCTTGCCTAAATTATACCGTTATGCTAGTGGAATATTTTGTCGGCTCCACTATATATGTAAACCGTTTAAAAGAACGTGCTCAGTTTACTAATAAATGCATTGAACAATTTGCAATCAGACAGTGTCTTGTGTCTGACGACAACCACCGATATCGAGTTTGAGCTCTccgttaacatttttccttaaAAGAAGAAAACTGAAATCGAAATTTGATAAAATCACTGACGTCGCGAATCTTCTTAGCGATTGTCGATATAGGACCCACCCACTTGTGGCTCACACTACACGCTaccattttttaatatttctttcttATCTAATGAGCGCTCTTAGTGGGCCCAGAGAGTTGCGCGTTTATTGTAAGCGATGAAGCAAGCAACTATTCTATGCCTCTCACAGCAATTATTATATTCTGTACAACTTGGTCACCGAATAGAACTTATCCATACACGTGTCTAGCGAGTCATAGATCTGCGGCTACGATTTAACCGCCTCAAAAGAAAGTTTAATTGGCAAATGCTCAAAAGAAAACCCCTATAAGTACACACCTATACTCTTCTTTCATCTCCATAAACTGAAAAACGAAACTCAAAGACTTCGATCGTCTTCAAGGTATGTTCTCGTGTAATGTTTTTATTGAAGTCTGTTCTGTTCTTGATTTGTTTATGATCTAATCAGCCAATTATGATTAATTTCTGCAGAGAGAAACGAACAGCTTCCGTTTACAAAGTAACCAAGTTTATTACATGGTTGAGCTAGACATCCATGTTCCATCAGCATTCGACCCATTCGCAGAAGCTCAAGAATCAGATGCACCAGGGACCAAAGAGTACATCCACGTCAGGATCCAGCAGAGGAATGGGAAAAAGAGCTTGACGACTGTGCAAGGTCTGAAGAAAGCGTACAGCTACGAGAAGATTCTCAAGGATCTGAAGAAAGACTTCTGCTGCAACGGGAACGTGGTGCAGGACAAGGAGTTAGGCAAAATCATTCAGCTCCAGGGTGATCAGAGGAAGAAAGTGTCTCATTTTTTTGTTCAGACTGGGATCGCTAAGAAGGATCAGATCAAGATCCACGGTTTCTAATTAGATCGTTTTATAAATCTCTATGttactatatatatttgaataattgTACGCGGTGTGTGTGATCATTTGTTTTCGTTTTGATTGTTGTTTGGTTGAAGGCCTGGACATTCGACTTGTGAAATGATGATAAAACTTTCGATTGAAGTTATATGCTCAAGAAACAATTTTTCACGAAATGAcacgaaaattttaaaatcagaaaataaaagTGCGTTCCCTTGGCCAAAGAATGAGGGAAAGAGACTAGAACATGCAAAAAGTAAGCTTCATTTGATCAAGTAATTGATTGTTGTTCGGTGTTTTAAAATAACTACAACTCCTAAAGAATGGGCTTAAATACTTTTTGTTGTCAATTAATTGGGCTTAATGTTCGGCCCAAGTTTCCCATATACGAGAGTTGAATACACGTGACCTCCCAAAAAGAAGAACGTGATTTGT of the Brassica rapa cultivar Chiifu-401-42 chromosome A03, CAAS_Brap_v3.01, whole genome shotgun sequence genome contains:
- the LOC103857014 gene encoding CASP-like protein 2D1: MRDNNTREGERTSKQQPQVPMSLKLVDTCLRLSVVPLSVATIWLTVSNHQSNPDYGNLDYNSIMGLKYMVGVSAVCAIYALLSTISSWIACLVSKAWLFFVPDQVLAYLMTTSVAGATEIVYLLNKGDKPVTWSEVCSSYPHFCSKLTIALGLHVFVLFAFLFLSVISAYRAFSLFDPPCDPQTNNNA
- the LOC103857017 gene encoding protein translation factor SUI1 homolog, with translation MVELDIHVPSAFDPFAEAQESDAPGTKEYIHVRIQQRNGKKSLTTVQGLKKAYSYEKILKDLKKDFCCNGNVVQDKELGKIIQLQGDQRKKVSHFFVQTGIAKKDQIKIHGF
- the LOC103857016 gene encoding uncharacterized protein LOC103857016, with translation MKEISKSPARRNNDGFHRYLKPGALAQIRNSRINSRSTSLVSLTPSPPPIDPPSSPSAANNLTVDQVPHLLRKIYGPYSFQRKKLGAARPMMMMMMANLNNPIIESSGGSGSDVIAH